A region from the Silene latifolia isolate original U9 population chromosome 7, ASM4854445v1, whole genome shotgun sequence genome encodes:
- the LOC141590420 gene encoding uncharacterized protein LOC141590420: MKYFKGLALDSFSSLLSSWIVHGKFKIDMAYNWFRTAQAFLPWARALKHQFILPNHSLVTSLAIQQQLATVDNLIGRGMIIPNRCILCKHSMENHSHLFFSCPFSHAVWTALLQWLGLDGRGSDCKTELLWSMQRSKRRHWKNGRYTNSIAKKSYYIWAERNARLFTGKEAEVEQLVFVIKSTVSTRILGKISTLHYAHMASQLSRL, from the coding sequence ATGAAATACTTCAAAGGACTGGCTCTCGATTCTTTCTCATCGCTTCTTTCCTCTTGGATTGTACATGGGAAGTTCAAAATTGACATGGCTTATAACTGGTTCAGGACTGCTCAAGCTTTTCTTCCATGGGCTCGAGCTTTAAAGCATCAGTTTATCCTCCCCAATCATAGTTTAGTCACCTCCTTGGCTATTCAGCAACAGCTGGCTACAGTTGATAATCTTATAGGTAGAGGGATGATCATTCCAAACAGGTGCATCTTATGTAAGCACTCAATGGAGAATCACAGTCACTTATTCTTCAGCTGCCCATTCTCTCATGCTGTCTGGACTGCACTTCTTCAGTGGCTAGGCCTTGATGGCAGAGGGAGTGACTGCAAAACTGAACTACTCTGGAGTATGCAAAGGAGTAAACGCAGACATTGGAAGAATGGTCGGTATACAAATAGCATTGCAAAAAAAAGCTACTATATCTGGGCAGAACGGAATGCTAGACTTTTCACTGGGAAAGAAGCAGAGGTTGAGCAACTCGTTTTTGTGATCAAGTCGACTGTTAGTACTCGTATTCTAGGGAAGATTTCCACTCTACACTATGCCCATATGGCTAGTCAGCTCTCTAGGCTTTGA